The Weissella confusa DNA window TGAACGCCGTTTCTGGTGAGTCAACAACTAAGATGAAGTCAATCGTTACGACGATTCAAAAGGAACAAAACAAGATTATCCGTAACACGGCAGCTGATTTGTTGTTCGTGCAAGGAGCAGCTGGTTCTGGTAAGACGTCTGCCGTGCTACAACGTGTGGCTTACTTGCTATACCGTTACCGTGGTCACTTGACGTCTGGTCAAGTGGTGATGTTCTCACCAAACCAATTGTTCAACGACTATATTGACCAAGTGCTGCCTGAATTGGGTGAGCAAAACATGGTGCAAATGACGTACTACCAATATGCATCACGTCGTTTGCCTAAGTTGCAACTTGAGACGCTACAAGAGCGTTTCGAAGCGCAACCAGAAGGTGCTCAAAAGGCCATCATCGACATGAAGGGTACGAGTGACTACTTCAACGTGATGAACGCATACGCCGATGGCTTGAACAAGGCTGATATTAAGGTGCGCCCAATTAAGTTCCGTGGCCAAGAAATTATTTCAAAGGCTAAGATTGAAGAGATTTACTACTCATTCAACGAGAACTATAAGTTGGGTAACCGTCTCCAAGCAACCAAGGAACGTTTGATGAAGATGTTGCAAGGTCGTATTGGGACGGAAATGCAAGCTGATTGGGTTGAAGCTGAAATCCAAAACTTGACGAAGGAACAATATGACTCAATGTTGGGGGACAACCCACGTGAGTTTAAGTCTGATGAAGAAGAGACGAAGTTCTTGGCCAAGATTATTGTGACGAACGCTTTGGCACCAATTGCAAAGGGTGTTAACCGTAACCGATTCATTAACATAAACAACCAATTCATTCACTTCTTGCGTACAGTGCCTAAGTTGATGGATTTGTCTGCATATGGCATCACGCTAGAAGATTGGACAAAGTCTGTTGAGAACACAATCAACAAGATGAAGAATGGTGAATTGCCAATGGCCGACATGACGCCATTCATGTTGTTGTTCGATTTGATTAAGGGTAGCCGTGGTGAGCGTGATATCCGTTTTGTCTTCATTGATGAAATCCAAGATTACACGCCATTCCAATTGGCCTTTTTGAAGTTCAGCTTCCCACGTGCACGCTTTACGATGTTGGGTGACTTGAACCAAGCCATCTTTACAAAGGAAAATGCCGTTAGTTTGCAAGAGGAGTTGTCACACTTATTTGATCCAGAGAAGTCTGAATATGTGCAATTGACGCAAACATATCGTTCAACGCAACAAATTACAGACTACTCAAAGGCTATTTTGATTAACGGTGCGCAAATTGATGCCTTCGAACGTGAAGGTGACAAGCCACTGGTTAAGGTATTGCCAGATCAAGACGCGATGATTGCGGCGACATTGTCACAATTGGCAGCTAATGATGCAGCTGAAGAAACAACCGCAATCATTACGAAGACGTTGGCCGACGCAGAAGTTGCTTATGCAGCCTTGCGTGACCAAGCTGATGTCACAATCATTCGTACTGAAAACCAACGTTTGGTACCAGGAACTATCATTGTGCCTGCCTACTTGGCCAAGGGACTAGAATTTGATGCTGTTATTATGTGGGATGCCTCAGAAGGTGTTTACCACGGTGATGACGAGCGTCAACTGGTTTACACAATTGCATCACGTGCTATGCACCAATTGACGGTTCTTGCGATTAACAAGCTAACGCCATTGTTGGCAAACGTGGATTCACAACTATACGAAATGGGGTAATTGACTATGAGTCAGGCACCACTTAACTATGCGGTATTTAATCGCGATGATTGGTCAGTCTTAGTTGAGCCACCTGCAGACCGTGACGTGTCACACGTTACGCCATCTATTTTGGGTGAGATTAAGGCGTTTAATGACCAAATTTCAATGGCCGACGTTGCAATGTTCTATGATCCATTGGTTCACTACATTAAGCTACGCCACGCGCAATACTTGCGTGACCGTGAAGAACGCCAACGCTTTTTGGGTCGTAACACGA harbors:
- the helD gene encoding RNA polymerase recycling motor HelD translates to MEPYEAEQQRLDVVLEKIQDAKVKNDLDRQNNEQKQADVEAGWNDVRFKSSTYGSLFETAMSVRQQQQMLQERELAMNSVEHQAVVLDRLQARPYFARIDVQENGSETVEPIYIGLASFSDSPDNFLIYDWRAPISSIYYDAGLGQVTYETPDGKQEATVHLKRQFQIEDGKIVTIFDTDEAVGDQMLLNAVSGESTTKMKSIVTTIQKEQNKIIRNTAADLLFVQGAAGSGKTSAVLQRVAYLLYRYRGHLTSGQVVMFSPNQLFNDYIDQVLPELGEQNMVQMTYYQYASRRLPKLQLETLQERFEAQPEGAQKAIIDMKGTSDYFNVMNAYADGLNKADIKVRPIKFRGQEIISKAKIEEIYYSFNENYKLGNRLQATKERLMKMLQGRIGTEMQADWVEAEIQNLTKEQYDSMLGDNPREFKSDEEETKFLAKIIVTNALAPIAKGVNRNRFININNQFIHFLRTVPKLMDLSAYGITLEDWTKSVENTINKMKNGELPMADMTPFMLLFDLIKGSRGERDIRFVFIDEIQDYTPFQLAFLKFSFPRARFTMLGDLNQAIFTKENAVSLQEELSHLFDPEKSEYVQLTQTYRSTQQITDYSKAILINGAQIDAFEREGDKPLVKVLPDQDAMIAATLSQLAANDAAEETTAIITKTLADAEVAYAALRDQADVTIIRTENQRLVPGTIIVPAYLAKGLEFDAVIMWDASEGVYHGDDERQLVYTIASRAMHQLTVLAINKLTPLLANVDSQLYEMG